From the Cucurbita pepo subsp. pepo cultivar mu-cu-16 chromosome LG05, ASM280686v2, whole genome shotgun sequence genome, one window contains:
- the LOC111795900 gene encoding transcriptional regulator SUPERMAN-like gives MEGGEYRSMSNGKVVKNEEQQWGFAKQETFSSDQFLHWPARKYTCNFCRREFKSAQALGGHMNVHRRDRGRLRYWSSWMHNNSYPTPSFCLPPPPPSCFSFRPSIENSSLSCIEGSGSCSRSNEGDEDADVDGVKKKKRKKGSVNLEGKMGNLVGCSSEDLDLELHL, from the coding sequence ATGGAGGGAGGTGAGTACAGGAGCATGAGTAATGGGAAGGTTGtgaagaatgaagaacaaCAATGGGGTTTCGCCAAACAAGAAACATTTTCAAGCGATCAATTTCTCCATTGGCCTGCAAGGAAATACACTTGTAATTTTTGCAGGAGGGAATTCAAATCTGCTCAAGCTCTGGGAGGGCATATGAATGTTCATAGAAGGGATAGGGGAAGATTGAGATATTGGTCTTCTTGGATGCATAACAACTCATACCCTACCCCTAGTTTCTGTTTGCCGCCTCCACCGCCATCTTGCTTCAGTTTCAGACCAAGTATTGAGAACAGCTCCTTGAGTTGCATTGAGGGAAGTGGGAGCTGTTCAAGGAGCAATGAAGGAGATGAAGATGCTGATGTGGAtggggtgaagaagaagaagaggaagaaaggtTCAGTTAATTTGGAGGGGAAGATGGGGAATTTGGTAGGTTGTTCAAGTGAGGATCTGGATTTGGAGCTACATCTTTAA
- the LOC111794948 gene encoding transcriptional regulator SUPERMAN-like, with protein MDPNHIPNDDDQDPNSKTTTEEVEQANEMGSGRSYECVFCKRGFTTAQALGGHMNIHRKDRVKTKPNTTNNNPSKPEPFAHHSTLRPTTPLISTSHHHSFQTYFPTSSTWCLGSTTSTTTTTPSHDHQLAYLHNNLNINNNNNSTPQALNAFKENWTNISLPSRSPAPTLINRRDKRSDGNVDDEDDDDDDNNDDELDLELRLGHDR; from the coding sequence ATGGACCCTAACCATATCCCCAACGACGACGACCAAGATCCGAACTCGAAAACAACCACCGAGGAGGTCGAACAAGCCAACGAAATGGGCAGTGGCCGCTCCTACGAGTGCGTATTTTGCAAACGAGGGTTCACAACCGCTCAAGCTCTCGGCGGTCACATGAACATCCACCGCAAAGACCGTGTGAAAACCAAGCCTAATACTACCAATAATAATCCCTCCAAGCCCGAACCCTTCGCCCACCATTCAACTCTCCGCCCAACCACGCCACTAATCTCAACATCCCATCACCACTCCTTTCAAACCTATTTCCCCACTTCTTCCACTTGGTGTTTGGGTTCCACTACttctactactactactactccCTCCCACGATCATCAATTGGCGTATCTTCACAACAACCTCAACatcaacaacaataataatagcaCTCCTCAAGCTTTGAACGCGTTCAAGGAGAATTGGACGAATATCAGCCTCCCCTCACGCTCGCCTGCCCCTACTTTGATCAATCGTCGAGACAAGAGATCAGATGGTAACGTTGATGACGAGGATGACGAcgatgatgataataatgatgatgaacttGATCTTGAGCTTCGACTTGGTCACGATCGGTAG